The following coding sequences lie in one Desmodus rotundus isolate HL8 chromosome 1, HLdesRot8A.1, whole genome shotgun sequence genomic window:
- the EEF2KMT gene encoding protein-lysine N-methyltransferase EEF2KMT isoform X1, producing the protein MAPEESEETSRLLQSFERRFLAARALRSFPWQSLEEKLRHSGSELLLDILQKTVKHPLCVKHPPSVKYARCFLSELIRKHEAVHEEPSDELYEALAEVLTAEEPTECRRTYLLPSGDSVTLSESTAIISHGTTGLVTWNAALYLAEWALENPAAFTHRTVLELGSGAGLTGLVICKMCRPRAYIFSDCHSHVLEQLRGNVLLNGFSLEPDAAAPAQHPGHNTHNSESPVVTVEQLDWDVVTVPQLAALQPDIILAADVLYCPDIILSLVRVLQRLSACRKGERALDAYIAFTIRNPETCQLFATELGQAGISWEAVPHHNQKLFPYEEHSEMAILKLML; encoded by the exons ATGGCGCCGGAGGAAAGCGAGGAGACCTCTCGCCTGCTGCAGAGTTTCGAACGCCGCTTCCTGGCGGCGCGCGCGCTGCGCTCGTTCCCCTGGCAG AGCCTAGAAGAGAAATTAAGGCACTCGGGTTCTGAGCTGCTGCTGGATATTTTGCAGAAG ACCGTGAAACATCCTCTGTGCGTGAAGCATCCACCGTCAGTAAAGTATGCCCGGTGCTTTCTCTCGGAGCTCATCAGAAAG CACGAAGCTGTCCACGAGGAGCCTTCGGACGAGCTGTACGAGGCATTGGCGGAGGTCCTGACAGCGGAGGAGCCCACTGAGTGCCGCCGGACCTATCTGCTG CCTTCCGGGGACTCAGTCACACTCTCCGAGAGCACAGCCATCATTTCCCATGGCACCACCGGCCTGGTCACGTGGAATGCCGCGCTCTACCTTGCAGAATGGGCCCTAGAGAACCCAGCAGCTTTCACTCACAG GACAGTCTTAGAGCTCGGCAGTGGAGCCGGCCTCACAGGGCTGGTCATCTGCAAAATGTGCCGTCCTAGAGCATATATCTTCAGCGACTGTCACAGCCACGTCCTCGAGCAGCTCCGAGGGAACGTCCTTCTCAATGGCTTCTCGCTGGAGCCAGATGCTGCCGCCCCAGCGCAGCACCCGGGACACAACACCCATAACTCAGAGAGCCCCGTGGTGACAGTGGAACAGCTGGACTGGGACGTTGTGACAGTCCCGCAGCTCGCTGCCCTCCAGCCAGACATCATCCTCGCAGCAG ATGTGCTGTATTGCCCGGACATCAtcctgtccctggtcagggtccTGCAGAGGCTGTCTGCTTGCCGGAAGGGTGAGCGGGCTCTCGACGCCTACATTGCCTTCACCATCCGCAACCCAGAGACATGCCAGCTCTTCGCCACCGAGCTAG GCCAGGCTGGGATCTCATGGGAAGCAGTGCCTCATCACAACCAAAAATTATTTCCCTATGAAGAGCACTCGGAGATGGCAATTCTGAAACTAATGTTGTAG
- the EEF2KMT gene encoding protein-lysine N-methyltransferase EEF2KMT isoform X2 has translation MAPEESEETSRLLQSFERRFLAARALRSFPWQTVKHPLCVKHPPSVKYARCFLSELIRKHEAVHEEPSDELYEALAEVLTAEEPTECRRTYLLPSGDSVTLSESTAIISHGTTGLVTWNAALYLAEWALENPAAFTHRTVLELGSGAGLTGLVICKMCRPRAYIFSDCHSHVLEQLRGNVLLNGFSLEPDAAAPAQHPGHNTHNSESPVVTVEQLDWDVVTVPQLAALQPDIILAADVLYCPDIILSLVRVLQRLSACRKGERALDAYIAFTIRNPETCQLFATELGQAGISWEAVPHHNQKLFPYEEHSEMAILKLML, from the exons ATGGCGCCGGAGGAAAGCGAGGAGACCTCTCGCCTGCTGCAGAGTTTCGAACGCCGCTTCCTGGCGGCGCGCGCGCTGCGCTCGTTCCCCTGGCAG ACCGTGAAACATCCTCTGTGCGTGAAGCATCCACCGTCAGTAAAGTATGCCCGGTGCTTTCTCTCGGAGCTCATCAGAAAG CACGAAGCTGTCCACGAGGAGCCTTCGGACGAGCTGTACGAGGCATTGGCGGAGGTCCTGACAGCGGAGGAGCCCACTGAGTGCCGCCGGACCTATCTGCTG CCTTCCGGGGACTCAGTCACACTCTCCGAGAGCACAGCCATCATTTCCCATGGCACCACCGGCCTGGTCACGTGGAATGCCGCGCTCTACCTTGCAGAATGGGCCCTAGAGAACCCAGCAGCTTTCACTCACAG GACAGTCTTAGAGCTCGGCAGTGGAGCCGGCCTCACAGGGCTGGTCATCTGCAAAATGTGCCGTCCTAGAGCATATATCTTCAGCGACTGTCACAGCCACGTCCTCGAGCAGCTCCGAGGGAACGTCCTTCTCAATGGCTTCTCGCTGGAGCCAGATGCTGCCGCCCCAGCGCAGCACCCGGGACACAACACCCATAACTCAGAGAGCCCCGTGGTGACAGTGGAACAGCTGGACTGGGACGTTGTGACAGTCCCGCAGCTCGCTGCCCTCCAGCCAGACATCATCCTCGCAGCAG ATGTGCTGTATTGCCCGGACATCAtcctgtccctggtcagggtccTGCAGAGGCTGTCTGCTTGCCGGAAGGGTGAGCGGGCTCTCGACGCCTACATTGCCTTCACCATCCGCAACCCAGAGACATGCCAGCTCTTCGCCACCGAGCTAG GCCAGGCTGGGATCTCATGGGAAGCAGTGCCTCATCACAACCAAAAATTATTTCCCTATGAAGAGCACTCGGAGATGGCAATTCTGAAACTAATGTTGTAG
- the EEF2KMT gene encoding protein-lysine N-methyltransferase EEF2KMT isoform X3: MPGAFSRSSSESSRSTHAQHEAVHEEPSDELYEALAEVLTAEEPTECRRTYLLPSGDSVTLSESTAIISHGTTGLVTWNAALYLAEWALENPAAFTHRTVLELGSGAGLTGLVICKMCRPRAYIFSDCHSHVLEQLRGNVLLNGFSLEPDAAAPAQHPGHNTHNSESPVVTVEQLDWDVVTVPQLAALQPDIILAADVLYCPDIILSLVRVLQRLSACRKGERALDAYIAFTIRNPETCQLFATELGQAGISWEAVPHHNQKLFPYEEHSEMAILKLML, from the exons ATGCCCGGTGCTTTCTCTCGGAGCTCATCAGAAAG CTCTCGCTCCACCCACGCCCAGCACGAAGCTGTCCACGAGGAGCCTTCGGACGAGCTGTACGAGGCATTGGCGGAGGTCCTGACAGCGGAGGAGCCCACTGAGTGCCGCCGGACCTATCTGCTG CCTTCCGGGGACTCAGTCACACTCTCCGAGAGCACAGCCATCATTTCCCATGGCACCACCGGCCTGGTCACGTGGAATGCCGCGCTCTACCTTGCAGAATGGGCCCTAGAGAACCCAGCAGCTTTCACTCACAG GACAGTCTTAGAGCTCGGCAGTGGAGCCGGCCTCACAGGGCTGGTCATCTGCAAAATGTGCCGTCCTAGAGCATATATCTTCAGCGACTGTCACAGCCACGTCCTCGAGCAGCTCCGAGGGAACGTCCTTCTCAATGGCTTCTCGCTGGAGCCAGATGCTGCCGCCCCAGCGCAGCACCCGGGACACAACACCCATAACTCAGAGAGCCCCGTGGTGACAGTGGAACAGCTGGACTGGGACGTTGTGACAGTCCCGCAGCTCGCTGCCCTCCAGCCAGACATCATCCTCGCAGCAG ATGTGCTGTATTGCCCGGACATCAtcctgtccctggtcagggtccTGCAGAGGCTGTCTGCTTGCCGGAAGGGTGAGCGGGCTCTCGACGCCTACATTGCCTTCACCATCCGCAACCCAGAGACATGCCAGCTCTTCGCCACCGAGCTAG GCCAGGCTGGGATCTCATGGGAAGCAGTGCCTCATCACAACCAAAAATTATTTCCCTATGAAGAGCACTCGGAGATGGCAATTCTGAAACTAATGTTGTAG